The following proteins come from a genomic window of Sphaerisporangium rubeum:
- a CDS encoding alpha/beta hydrolase produces the protein MPAYPVIFIHGLWLHASSWDPWITLFTERGYDPSAPGWPGDHATVQETRDDPDSIAGHGIDDVVEHYAAIITALPVRPILIGHSFGGMIAQKLLGMDLGAAAVAIDAAQIKGVLPVPLTALRSALPVFKNPANAHRAVSLTSEQFRYAFGNAIPVEESDALYNRWSIPAPGKPLFEAATANFNPHSPAKVNTSNQGRGPLLLMTGGQDHTVPEAVTRATLKQYRHSTAVTDIMEFPDRAHSLTIDHGWQEIAEAALAWLKNQSL, from the coding sequence ATGCCTGCGTACCCCGTCATCTTCATCCACGGCCTGTGGCTGCACGCCAGCTCCTGGGACCCCTGGATCACCCTGTTCACCGAACGCGGCTACGACCCCAGCGCACCTGGCTGGCCCGGCGACCACGCCACCGTCCAGGAGACCCGCGACGACCCCGACAGCATCGCCGGCCACGGCATCGACGACGTCGTCGAGCACTACGCCGCCATCATCACCGCACTGCCGGTCCGGCCCATCCTCATCGGCCACTCCTTCGGCGGCATGATCGCGCAGAAACTCCTCGGCATGGACCTCGGCGCCGCCGCCGTCGCCATCGACGCCGCACAGATCAAAGGCGTCCTCCCCGTCCCCCTGACCGCACTCCGCTCAGCCCTCCCCGTCTTCAAGAACCCCGCCAACGCACACCGCGCCGTCTCCCTCACCTCCGAACAGTTCCGCTACGCCTTCGGCAACGCCATCCCCGTCGAAGAATCCGACGCTCTCTACAACCGCTGGTCCATCCCGGCCCCCGGCAAACCTCTCTTCGAGGCAGCCACCGCCAACTTCAACCCCCACTCCCCCGCCAAGGTCAACACCAGCAACCAGGGCCGCGGCCCCCTCCTGCTCATGACCGGCGGCCAGGACCACACCGTCCCAGAAGCCGTGACCCGCGCCACCCTCAAGCAGTACCGCCACTCCACCGCAGTCACCGACATCATGGAATTCCCCGACCGGGCCCATTCCCTCACCATCGACCACGGCTGGCAGGAAATAGCCGAAGCAGCCCTGGCCTGGCTCAAGAACCAGTCCCTCTGA
- a CDS encoding ATP-binding protein: protein MPSPDDILLGVPSPEPSATSTGEYRHDIQVLVKVLTPGTAARNARAVVQDVLQRAGLTPDAVADAEIVVGELAANAERHGRQPYELRLFRIDGTPAWCEVVDADPSPEKIRDTFHRLATLPTPDPAPLAENGRGLLLAHELTEGHCHAYWTTTTTTGTLAKAVAFALPTPTGTRLTPDTLPNLRPTLARLRRARLNRPGLTAAIPVIGSTSSPPVQRAESE, encoded by the coding sequence ATGCCGTCCCCCGACGACATCCTCCTCGGCGTCCCGTCCCCGGAACCCTCCGCTACCTCCACTGGCGAGTACCGCCACGACATCCAGGTCCTCGTGAAGGTCCTGACCCCCGGCACGGCGGCACGGAACGCACGTGCCGTCGTCCAGGACGTACTCCAGCGCGCCGGCCTGACCCCCGACGCCGTCGCCGACGCCGAGATCGTCGTCGGCGAGCTGGCCGCGAACGCCGAACGCCACGGCCGACAGCCGTACGAACTGCGCCTGTTCCGCATCGACGGCACACCGGCCTGGTGCGAGGTCGTGGACGCCGACCCCTCCCCCGAGAAGATCCGCGACACCTTCCACCGCCTCGCCACCCTCCCCACCCCCGACCCGGCCCCCTTGGCCGAGAACGGCCGCGGCCTCCTGCTGGCCCACGAACTCACCGAAGGCCACTGCCACGCCTACTGGACCACCACAACCACCACCGGCACCCTCGCCAAAGCCGTAGCCTTCGCCCTCCCCACCCCCACCGGGACCCGCCTGACCCCTGACACCCTCCCCAACCTGCGTCCGACGCTGGCTCGCCTGCGCCGAGCACGGCTCAATCGTCCAGGACTGACGGCGGCCATCCCGGTGATCGGCTCGACCTCGTCGCCACCTGTGCAGAGAGCCGAAAGCGAATGA
- a CDS encoding AAA family ATPase, whose product MSAYREDPWDSSQAAAGVLVGRDEERQVLERFTRRVRDGVSGALVLEGEIGAGKTRLLDLAATMAADLRVVRVSGVEPEAALGFAALHRLVGPFLDRLEQVPGPQRDALRVAFGLISGGPVDRFLAGLATLGVLAGVAAERPVVCLVDDAQWLDRESAEVLAFVARRLRAEGVGVILARRAAAGGDFFEGVPVRTVSGLTVAEAHRLLGSVVRGPLDDGVARRLAGETDGNPLALVTLAAGLSAGQLAGHSPLPSPLPLGAQLETYLLTKIRALPLATQALLLVASISPPQDQGLLWRAASSFGLSPVDADPAVAEGILRLGDMLGGSVAFLHPLTRSAVYGAAHPSDRRRAHEAVSAASDPVADADTRAWHLAAATAGTDEDAARGLEAAAERARARGGYTSQGTFLARAAELSPDPGAGRGRMIAAGHAFLVAGDVAAARRLLERAGEGHLPVVLRARAQRLRAAVDFAVERPTRVPADLLDAVATLGAADREPAREALTSAVVAGRYTTGTTLEAVARAALAVQPADLVVRAVATRVGEGYLASVSLLRDALGAEPQAVLGGLLAEEVWDEEGRHAFLTRLAGVERDNGALGALKLTLAGLADGEVWAGQFHVARAHHEEIATLDAMTGTAAPGLTTRIELLAWQGAEAEAREVAATLIQVVGKEQGVAVAADHAALAMTVLELSLGNYRDAYDQAASLYRHDPLGHGNRALADMVEAAVRAGEPDAARDALARLAGRAPAAATPWALGLLARSQALLTSDPEPPYREALDHLGRTQMVTELARTHLLYGEWLRRHRRRTEARTELRTAYKLFTSMGASLFADRSRVELAATGEHATPRTTTPTEALTPQEAQIAALAATGATNAEIATRLFITTSTVEYHLTKIYRKLRLTSRRQLTKPDPSTP is encoded by the coding sequence ATGTCCGCTTACCGCGAGGATCCCTGGGACTCGTCCCAGGCTGCGGCGGGGGTTCTGGTCGGCCGGGACGAGGAACGGCAGGTCCTGGAACGGTTCACGCGTCGGGTCCGGGACGGGGTGAGCGGTGCGCTCGTGCTCGAAGGGGAGATCGGCGCGGGGAAGACGCGGCTGCTGGACCTCGCGGCCACCATGGCGGCGGACCTTCGGGTCGTGCGGGTCTCCGGGGTGGAGCCGGAGGCGGCGCTCGGGTTCGCGGCGCTGCATCGTCTGGTCGGGCCGTTCCTCGACCGGCTCGAACAGGTGCCGGGGCCGCAGCGTGACGCGTTGCGGGTGGCGTTCGGGCTGATCTCCGGGGGGCCGGTCGACCGGTTCCTCGCCGGGCTCGCGACCCTTGGGGTGCTGGCTGGGGTCGCGGCGGAACGGCCGGTCGTGTGTCTTGTCGACGACGCGCAGTGGCTTGATCGTGAGTCGGCCGAGGTGCTGGCGTTCGTGGCGCGGCGGCTGCGGGCCGAAGGGGTCGGCGTGATCCTGGCGCGGCGTGCGGCGGCCGGCGGGGACTTCTTCGAAGGGGTGCCGGTGCGTACCGTGAGCGGGCTCACCGTCGCCGAGGCGCATCGGCTGCTCGGCTCGGTCGTACGAGGGCCGCTGGACGACGGGGTGGCGCGGCGGCTCGCCGGTGAGACCGACGGCAACCCGCTGGCTCTGGTGACGCTGGCCGCCGGACTGTCGGCCGGACAGCTCGCCGGACACTCGCCGCTGCCGTCGCCGCTGCCGCTCGGCGCGCAACTTGAGACGTACCTGCTCACCAAGATCCGTGCGTTGCCGCTGGCCACGCAGGCGTTGCTGCTGGTCGCGTCGATCAGCCCGCCACAGGACCAGGGGCTGCTGTGGCGGGCCGCGTCGTCGTTCGGGCTGTCGCCGGTGGACGCCGATCCGGCGGTCGCCGAAGGGATCCTGCGGCTCGGGGACATGCTGGGAGGCAGTGTGGCGTTCCTGCATCCGCTGACGCGGTCGGCGGTGTACGGCGCGGCGCATCCCTCCGACCGGCGGCGGGCCCATGAGGCGGTGTCGGCGGCCAGTGATCCCGTCGCCGACGCCGACACGCGGGCCTGGCATCTGGCGGCGGCCACCGCCGGGACCGACGAGGACGCGGCCCGGGGGCTGGAGGCGGCGGCCGAGCGGGCTCGCGCGCGTGGCGGGTACACCTCGCAGGGGACGTTCCTCGCTCGTGCGGCCGAGTTGAGTCCTGATCCTGGTGCCGGTCGTGGCCGGATGATCGCCGCTGGACATGCCTTCCTGGTGGCGGGGGACGTCGCGGCGGCTCGGCGGCTGCTTGAGCGGGCCGGCGAAGGTCACCTGCCGGTGGTGCTGCGGGCTCGGGCTCAACGGCTTCGGGCCGCTGTGGACTTCGCGGTGGAACGGCCGACGCGGGTGCCGGCTGATCTGCTCGACGCCGTGGCCACGCTCGGTGCGGCGGACAGAGAGCCGGCGCGGGAAGCGCTGACGTCCGCCGTGGTCGCCGGCCGGTACACCACCGGTACCACGCTTGAGGCCGTGGCTCGTGCCGCGCTCGCCGTCCAGCCTGCCGACCTGGTCGTGCGTGCCGTGGCCACGCGGGTCGGTGAGGGGTATCTAGCCTCGGTGTCGTTGCTGAGGGACGCGCTCGGTGCGGAGCCGCAGGCCGTTCTCGGGGGTCTTCTGGCGGAAGAGGTGTGGGACGAGGAGGGCCGGCACGCGTTCCTCACGCGGCTCGCGGGGGTCGAGCGGGACAACGGTGCGCTCGGCGCGCTCAAGCTCACGCTCGCGGGGCTCGCCGACGGTGAAGTGTGGGCCGGACAGTTCCACGTCGCGCGAGCGCACCACGAGGAGATCGCCACGCTGGACGCCATGACCGGGACGGCGGCCCCCGGGCTCACCACGCGGATCGAACTGCTGGCCTGGCAAGGCGCCGAAGCGGAGGCACGTGAGGTGGCGGCCACGCTCATCCAGGTCGTCGGCAAGGAGCAGGGAGTCGCCGTCGCGGCGGACCACGCGGCGCTCGCCATGACCGTGCTGGAACTCAGCCTCGGCAACTACCGCGACGCCTACGACCAGGCGGCGTCGCTGTACCGCCACGACCCCCTCGGCCACGGCAACCGCGCGCTCGCCGACATGGTCGAAGCCGCCGTACGCGCCGGCGAACCCGACGCCGCGCGGGACGCGCTCGCGCGGCTCGCCGGACGGGCCCCCGCCGCCGCGACCCCATGGGCCCTGGGGCTGCTGGCCCGGTCGCAGGCGCTCCTGACGTCCGACCCCGAGCCGCCGTACCGGGAGGCGCTCGACCACCTCGGCCGTACGCAGATGGTCACCGAGCTGGCGCGGACCCACCTGCTGTACGGCGAATGGCTGCGCCGCCACCGGCGCCGCACCGAGGCCCGCACCGAACTGCGGACCGCTTACAAACTGTTCACCTCGATGGGTGCGTCGCTCTTCGCCGACCGGTCCCGCGTCGAACTCGCCGCCACCGGCGAACACGCCACCCCGAGAACCACCACCCCCACCGAGGCCCTCACCCCCCAGGAAGCCCAGATCGCGGCCCTCGCCGCCACCGGCGCTACCAACGCGGAGATCGCGACCCGCCTGTTCATCACCACCTCGACCGTCGAATACCACCTCACCAAGATCTACCGAAAACTCCGCCTCACCTCCCGCCGCCAACTCACCAAACCCGACCCCTCCACCCCCTGA